The Brevundimonas sp. SORGH_AS_0993 genome segment GCCATCAGGATCACCCGCGCGCCCGCGCCCCGCGCCGCCTCGGCGATCAGCCGATGCCGCGCCGCCCGCGCCGCCGCCGTCAGGCCGGTCACGGGCTTGTCGCCGTCCCACTTCAGGCCGCGCCAGTCGGTCCCCGCCGCCCGCGCCGCCGCGGCCGCCTGCTCGGTCCAGCGCGCGCTGTCCCGGTTCAGTCCATGGTCGACCGTCAGGGCCAGAAGCGGCCGCTGGCGCGCCCGCGCCCAATCCGCCGCCAGATGCAGCAACGCCATGGAATCGCCGCCGCCCGACAGGGCCAGGGCCACGGGCGCGGCGCGCCCCGACGCCAGCCGCCGGTCCAGCCGCGCGATCAGCCGGCGGCTCAGACCCGTTTCGCTGTCAGACCGGGACGGGGTCAGCCGCAGCCGCCCGCCGTCCGCAACTGGGTCGCCCGCGCCTTCTGGGCGTCGCTGGCGGTGGGCGCATAGCGGCGCGTGAACTCGCCCAGGGCCGCGCAGCCCTGCGTCTTGCGCTCGGTGGCGAACAGGGCGTCGGCCAGCTTCAGCGTCGTGTCCCCGGCCCAGCCGATGCGCGGCCAGTCCTTCAGGGCCGTGGCGTAGTAGGGCACGGCCCCGGCCTTGTCGTTGGCCGCCACGCGCAGGTCGCCCAGCCGGGCGTTGGCCTCGCGTCCCTCCGGAGTGTTGGGCCAGGTGATCGCCACCGTCTCCAGGGCGCGCACGCCGCGCGGCCGGTCGCTGGCCGTCAGGCGCACCGCCGCCGCCAGGTCCTGGCCCGCGTCCCCGGTCGGAGAATTGGCCTCGATGGGCGCATTCAGTTCGGCCGCCGTCTCCAGCTTCCGGATGCGGTTCTCGGCCTCGGTCAGGCGGGTCCGCAGGGCCGTATTGTCGCGCACCGCCTCATCCAGCTGGAAGGTCAGCCGCTCGTTGTCGCCGTTGATCCGGCGCACCGTGGCCTCCAGATCGTCCAGCCTCTGGCTGACCAGGCCCATCTGCCCCTGCAGGGTCACGACCTCGGGGTCGGGCTCGACCAGAACGGGCTGGCCGGCGGCGTTTCTCTGGGTCAGGGCACGCTCAAGCCGCCGCACATTGCGGTCTAGCTGGTCCAGACGCCGGTTGTCCCACTCGGTCCGCTCCATGATGTTGGGCTGGGCCTGCTGGGCGACCGCGCCGCCCCCGATCAGCAGGACGCCAAGGGCGGCGGCGGCGAGGAGATGAGCACGAGAGAGAGAGAGCTTGGTCATCCCTCTAGCTTCCACCGATTTGGGGCCGCCGCAAGGCGTCAGTGGCCAAAGCCCAGATACAGGACCGCCACCAGGAACAGGCTGGCCACGAACTCGCAAAACAGCACCAGCAGCACCGTCCGCCACAAGGCCGAAAACACCCGCAGACCATAGGCGCCCTTCAACTGGACGAACATATGCACCGGCGCGGCCAGCAGGGCGATCAGGCCCGCGACGACGCCCGCCCCCTTGAACGCCGTGGCCAGCAGCACCACCACCATCAGCAGCAGCGACATGAAGGTCAGCGAATACAGAACGAAGACCCCGTGGTCGTACAGGGTGAAGCCCCGCTTCCACAGGAACAGCAGCGCCATGAAGGGGATCGACAGCGGGACGAGGAGGAAGGCGAACTTGTAGATGGTCTGCTGCAATTTGTAGAGCGCCAGGTCCGGGTTCTTCAGCTTCTTGGCGACCATGCCGACGATGCCGTGGGCCTGGCCGCTCTTGCTCACCTGCTGGGCCATGTCGGCGACCTGGGCCTGCCATGTGCCGGTGGTCAGGCCGTCCTTGCGGCCCTCGACCGCCTCCTTCTCGAGACTGGCCAGCTTTGCCTTCTCGCTATTCAACGCGGCATTGGCGCCCGCCAGCACGCCTGCCGTCGCGCCTGCCCGAATGCCGATT includes the following:
- a CDS encoding tol-pal system YbgF family protein encodes the protein MTKLSLSRAHLLAAAALGVLLIGGGAVAQQAQPNIMERTEWDNRRLDQLDRNVRRLERALTQRNAAGQPVLVEPDPEVVTLQGQMGLVSQRLDDLEATVRRINGDNERLTFQLDEAVRDNTALRTRLTEAENRIRKLETAAELNAPIEANSPTGDAGQDLAAAVRLTASDRPRGVRALETVAITWPNTPEGREANARLGDLRVAANDKAGAVPYYATALKDWPRIGWAGDTTLKLADALFATERKTQGCAALGEFTRRYAPTASDAQKARATQLRTAGGCG
- a CDS encoding DUF3667 domain-containing protein, with product MDIEGAGGVVTAGLVAGAIEKPTGRAGEGHGHGVCSDCGAPTSGNFCANCGQPTHVHRTLLHLGEELLHGVMHFDGRLWRTLPLLLLNPGKLTREWVEGRRTRYVSPLAMFLFTLFVMFFALSFMPHKEEHALPLPQQIQAQRQTVAEAEKVLAAAEQEVAAVQQDAEPADGSEPPSGIGIRAGATAGVLAGANAALNSEKAKLASLEKEAVEGRKDGLTTGTWQAQVADMAQQVSKSGQAHGIVGMVAKKLKNPDLALYKLQQTIYKFAFLLVPLSIPFMALLFLWKRGFTLYDHGVFVLYSLTFMSLLLMVVVLLATAFKGAGVVAGLIALLAAPVHMFVQLKGAYGLRVFSALWRTVLLVLFCEFVASLFLVAVLYLGFGH